Proteins encoded within one genomic window of Rhizobium favelukesii:
- a CDS encoding trifunctional serine/threonine-protein kinase/ATP-binding protein/sensor histidine kinase — translation MDMPRIIARDLELALLEQAYARVSRTGYCEIVLISGAAGVGKTALARQFLSEKPSVAMGKAGQAQSRVPYFALLEALRSISASPRRGLLHPELHLAAEMQVAPKELETMVSLPSAQVQENLHCRLIEEFQRHTRPGQPLVIFLDDLQWLDRGSLDFVQMFATSAQQDMLLVGTYCDSQVDGSLHRLIEHLHNGALAVTKIDLLGLRQEAIRELLKNTYPEGMASHFAFDIHAETAGNPFHVSLLVNHQEKNGRPDTSATLNQALPALDDDARDMHSLIRARIEDLPATVRQSLHLAACIGTTANAALLAKCLAVGEEELADTLRPAVTADLIRLDKEAWSFAHDTLQAETYEFVYGGSAADDHACIAKSMVDLGYAATHERLLSLADQICKAVDSDLAVRERFPFAAVLANAARLARRVGAHDSAFAYLDAATCLYRDDVTSDAQIWELRALRCECLLEDFGSKLAESDLECLVAAATTDLQRARGLRMQAVLMTLRGRFDEAVEIALSGLRELGIELPRSPSEAELDRAYETVSRQIDELGPERLIDLPLLDSPGIEASMELLSTLQSSFFSNDGLMFLHLSKMVELTLQHGVTGSSCYALAWFGVSIASRHNAKKRGVELARAALAIVDRHGFISFKTATLVALDQVSVWTMPLSYALDRAREAFNFGRMSGDLSMACYACNHVVSDLLAMGENLSLVEDEIGRGLVIARRTKFHDVEQILKTQLAYARSLTTNGYMADSIANFHEDTASTAMSPLIFWKYLFEGVSAFFHRDLENAARSLKAASSWIWASPAHIHLSDLHLYSALTATGAGIDAKKVAQCHRAAIAGFADDNPFTFNNKLLLIDAEIARVEGRDTEALNLFERSAQAASAAGFLHEQGLAHELAARHARSNGLAFVSQAHVEAALKAYGSWGATAKVKRLSQDFAVETGRAGQTAAPGAVAYPISPGFAEEPGLRKLIKRITGDVMQRTGARYGLFLSPGAQGFTVEARADVIDGAVRVEIDSTPLDAGQAPLSVLDLAFRTGKTVHYGDAMSEAGTDHRHSLSIHPARSLLCLPLMTQGVIVALVYLENNVSANVFSTGAASTLELFSDYAATSLQTSRLFADLMARSTRRFQTEAALHAARAELIKTSHLHVLGGLGASIAHEINQPLSIIVSNAGAGLRWMKANPPELQEVETNLTEIEKAGLRAGDIIKAVRSLAKETSANLELIELDGIVADVLAMVASDIEESAVVVERMLNAGATVLADSVQLQQVVLNLITNAWEAMCHLDGNRTLRITTFVRDAFVVATVEDSGAGISPKDRDRIFSPFFTTKAAGLGMGLAICRSIAQVHGGTLDVASTTAAGTIMVLSLPLAA, via the coding sequence ATGGACATGCCTCGCATTATCGCCCGAGACCTGGAGTTGGCACTGCTTGAGCAGGCATATGCCCGGGTGTCGCGGACAGGATATTGCGAGATCGTCCTGATATCGGGCGCTGCCGGCGTGGGAAAAACCGCACTCGCACGCCAGTTCTTGTCGGAAAAACCTTCGGTTGCAATGGGAAAGGCCGGCCAGGCTCAGTCCCGCGTACCCTACTTCGCACTGCTCGAGGCGCTTCGGTCGATTTCGGCCAGCCCTCGCCGCGGCCTCCTTCATCCTGAGCTGCATTTAGCGGCGGAGATGCAAGTTGCGCCAAAAGAGCTGGAGACGATGGTATCGCTACCCTCGGCACAAGTTCAGGAAAACCTGCATTGCCGCCTGATCGAGGAATTCCAGCGCCATACCCGACCAGGCCAGCCACTCGTCATCTTTCTCGATGATCTGCAATGGCTCGACCGGGGTTCTCTCGACTTCGTTCAGATGTTTGCGACCAGCGCGCAGCAAGACATGCTGCTTGTCGGCACCTATTGCGACAGCCAAGTCGACGGTTCCCTCCACCGTCTTATAGAGCATCTACATAACGGCGCCTTAGCTGTTACCAAGATCGATCTTCTCGGACTGAGGCAGGAAGCCATCCGCGAGCTTCTGAAAAACACCTATCCCGAGGGGATGGCGTCCCACTTCGCGTTCGACATTCATGCCGAGACGGCCGGCAACCCCTTTCACGTCAGCCTTTTGGTCAACCATCAGGAGAAAAATGGCCGGCCGGACACCAGCGCAACACTGAACCAAGCCTTGCCTGCCCTCGATGACGATGCGCGTGACATGCATTCCCTCATCAGGGCCCGGATCGAGGATCTTCCCGCCACGGTGCGGCAAAGCCTACACCTCGCCGCCTGCATCGGTACGACGGCGAATGCGGCCCTCCTGGCAAAATGCCTCGCCGTTGGCGAGGAGGAACTGGCCGACACCCTCCGGCCTGCCGTCACGGCCGATCTCATCCGCCTGGATAAAGAGGCGTGGAGCTTCGCCCATGACACCTTGCAAGCCGAGACTTATGAATTCGTCTACGGCGGCTCCGCTGCGGATGATCATGCGTGCATCGCCAAGTCGATGGTGGATCTGGGTTACGCTGCAACGCACGAGCGCCTCCTGTCCTTGGCCGACCAGATTTGCAAAGCTGTCGACAGCGACCTTGCCGTGCGCGAGCGGTTCCCTTTCGCGGCCGTTCTTGCGAACGCGGCACGACTTGCCAGGCGTGTCGGCGCCCACGACAGTGCTTTTGCCTATCTGGACGCGGCGACCTGCCTGTATCGCGACGATGTGACATCGGACGCACAGATCTGGGAGTTGCGCGCCCTCAGATGCGAATGCCTTCTAGAAGACTTCGGCTCCAAGCTGGCGGAAAGTGATTTGGAATGCCTTGTCGCTGCAGCCACTACCGACCTTCAGCGAGCCCGAGGTCTGAGGATGCAGGCGGTCCTGATGACACTGCGCGGCCGGTTTGACGAGGCCGTTGAAATTGCCCTTTCTGGTCTACGCGAACTCGGCATCGAATTGCCGCGCAGTCCCAGCGAAGCGGAACTCGATCGAGCTTACGAAACTGTAAGCCGGCAGATCGATGAACTCGGCCCAGAAAGGCTGATCGACCTGCCTCTTCTGGACTCACCCGGCATCGAAGCGTCGATGGAGCTCCTCTCGACGCTGCAGTCATCCTTCTTCTCGAATGATGGGCTAATGTTCCTACATCTTTCAAAGATGGTCGAGCTCACTCTGCAGCACGGCGTAACAGGCTCTTCGTGCTACGCCCTGGCATGGTTCGGCGTCTCGATCGCAAGCCGCCACAACGCAAAGAAGCGCGGTGTGGAGCTTGCGCGCGCGGCCCTGGCGATCGTCGACCGGCATGGCTTTATTTCGTTCAAAACCGCAACCCTGGTCGCGCTCGATCAGGTGAGCGTCTGGACAATGCCACTTAGTTATGCGCTCGACCGTGCCCGCGAGGCGTTCAATTTCGGGCGAATGAGCGGCGACCTCAGCATGGCGTGCTATGCCTGCAACCACGTCGTATCCGACCTCCTTGCGATGGGCGAGAATCTGAGCCTGGTCGAGGACGAGATCGGTCGCGGTCTTGTCATCGCTCGTCGAACGAAGTTTCACGATGTGGAACAGATCCTGAAAACACAATTGGCCTATGCGCGGTCACTAACCACTAACGGCTATATGGCTGACAGCATCGCAAACTTCCACGAAGATACAGCGTCGACGGCCATGTCCCCGCTGATCTTCTGGAAGTATCTGTTCGAAGGCGTGTCGGCCTTCTTCCATCGGGATCTCGAGAACGCAGCAAGATCGCTGAAAGCAGCCAGCAGTTGGATCTGGGCAAGCCCTGCTCACATCCATCTGTCTGATCTCCATCTTTACTCCGCGCTGACAGCGACGGGCGCCGGCATTGACGCCAAAAAGGTCGCACAGTGCCATCGGGCCGCGATTGCCGGCTTTGCCGACGACAATCCATTTACGTTCAACAATAAGCTCCTCCTGATTGATGCTGAGATCGCCCGCGTCGAAGGGCGGGATACGGAAGCGTTGAACCTTTTCGAGCGGTCGGCTCAGGCGGCAAGCGCGGCGGGCTTCCTCCACGAACAAGGGCTTGCCCACGAGCTTGCGGCCCGTCACGCCCGTTCCAATGGTCTCGCTTTCGTATCACAGGCGCATGTCGAGGCCGCGCTCAAAGCCTATGGCAGTTGGGGAGCCACAGCCAAGGTCAAACGCCTCTCTCAAGACTTCGCCGTCGAAACCGGAAGAGCCGGACAGACGGCTGCGCCCGGAGCCGTAGCCTATCCGATTTCACCTGGCTTTGCCGAGGAGCCGGGGCTCAGGAAGCTCATTAAGCGGATCACGGGCGACGTCATGCAACGCACCGGTGCCAGATACGGCTTGTTCCTGTCGCCCGGCGCCCAGGGTTTCACAGTCGAGGCCAGGGCAGATGTGATCGACGGTGCGGTGCGGGTTGAGATTGATAGCACACCGCTCGACGCCGGCCAGGCTCCGCTGTCGGTCCTCGACCTCGCATTTCGCACCGGAAAGACCGTGCATTACGGTGACGCAATGAGCGAGGCGGGCACCGATCATCGGCACAGCCTTTCGATTCATCCGGCACGGTCGCTGCTCTGTTTGCCTCTGATGACCCAGGGCGTGATCGTGGCGCTCGTCTACCTGGAAAACAACGTCTCTGCGAATGTATTTTCGACAGGAGCTGCCTCGACGCTGGAGCTGTTTTCCGACTATGCGGCAACGTCGCTGCAGACATCCCGGCTCTTTGCAGATCTGATGGCGCGCAGTACCCGCCGGTTCCAGACGGAAGCTGCCCTGCACGCCGCTCGCGCGGAACTCATCAAGACCTCCCACCTACATGTGCTCGGAGGGCTTGGTGCATCAATCGCACACGAGATCAATCAACCGCTTTCCATCATCGTTTCAAACGCCGGCGCTGGCCTTCGCTGGATGAAAGCGAACCCGCCCGAACTGCAGGAAGTGGAGACAAACCTCACAGAGATCGAGAAGGCGGGACTGAGGGCCGGTGATATCATCAAAGCGGTGCGTTCGCTGGCCAAGGAGACTTCGGCAAATCTCGAATTGATCGAGTTGGACGGGATCGTTGCCGATGTTCTGGCTATGGTCGCTTCCGATATCGAAGAATCGGCGGTAGTGGTCGAGCGGATGCTGAATGCCGGTGCGACGGTCCTCGCCGACAGCGTTCAACTGCAGCAGGTCGTACTCAATCTGATTACCAACGCTTGGGAAGCCATGTGCCATCTCGACGGCAACCGCACACTCAGGATAACCACCTTCGTGCGTGATGCCTTCGTGGTCGCGACGGTAGAAGACAGCGGCGCTGGCATTTCGCCCAAGGATCGCGACAGGATATTCAGCCCCTTCTTCACCACAAAAGCGGCCGGGCTAGGAATGGGTCTTGCGATATGCCGCTCGATTGCCCAGGTGCATGGCGGCACGCTCGATGTCGCGAGCACGACCGCGGCCGGAACCATCATGGTCTTGAGTTTGCCGCTCGCCGCATAG
- a CDS encoding hydrolase → MANIPLLTPADCALVLVDEQAGLAFAAGSADRQLLRSNAVALARTATAFSVPVVVSTSASKVYSGPLMPPLRTVLTDVTPIERRNMNLWEDDAAKAAIVATGRKTLVFAGLLTEACVSFPVLSALADSYKVYVVADACGGLTPASHDAALRRLEQAGAIMTSWLQFLLEMQRDWTRHDTYEAARSIVVDHGGGYGIGLDYARDMIKPA, encoded by the coding sequence ATGGCCAATATTCCCCTTCTCACTCCCGCTGATTGCGCGCTGGTCCTGGTCGACGAACAGGCGGGCCTCGCTTTTGCCGCCGGGTCGGCGGACCGGCAGTTGCTGCGCAGCAACGCCGTGGCCCTGGCGCGAACCGCAACCGCCTTTTCGGTTCCCGTCGTCGTCAGCACGTCTGCATCCAAGGTCTACAGCGGGCCGCTCATGCCGCCGCTACGGACCGTATTGACCGACGTAACCCCAATCGAGCGACGCAATATGAATCTCTGGGAAGACGATGCGGCCAAGGCGGCAATCGTCGCCACTGGCCGCAAGACGCTTGTCTTCGCAGGGCTGCTGACGGAGGCCTGTGTCAGCTTCCCCGTGCTGTCGGCACTCGCCGACAGCTACAAGGTTTACGTCGTCGCAGACGCATGCGGCGGCCTGACGCCTGCCAGCCACGACGCAGCACTTCGGCGATTGGAGCAGGCAGGCGCGATCATGACCTCATGGCTGCAGTTTCTGCTCGAGATGCAGCGCGACTGGACAAGGCACGACACATACGAGGCTGCGCGAAGCATCGTCGTCGACCACGGCGGCGGCTACGGCATTGGTCTCGACTATGCCCGTGACATGATCAAACCCGCCTGA
- a CDS encoding alpha/beta fold hydrolase yields MKSKSYAIYANGIRQHIVEAGEGPPVFLLHGFPETNYSWRFQMPVLAQHYRVIAPDLRGYGETDKPATGYDKRNMARDLCELMQALNIPKIALVGHDRGARVATRFSKDYPDLIDRLVVMDNVPTRVVARDIDARIAKAYWFFLFHLVPDLPEALIAGREHIWLRHFFSDWCYDPATISGEAFDTYVRAYQAPGALRGAMADYRANPEDVAQDLEDADIKISCPVMSLWGADFHTVGKLFDMPKVWAETAEDLEVHAIQECGHLPQEEQPETVNRLLFDFLAPWRG; encoded by the coding sequence ATGAAGTCGAAGAGCTACGCGATTTACGCCAATGGCATCCGACAACACATTGTTGAGGCAGGTGAAGGTCCGCCGGTTTTCCTGCTGCATGGCTTTCCTGAAACGAATTATAGCTGGCGCTTTCAAATGCCGGTCCTCGCACAACACTATCGGGTCATCGCTCCTGATCTGCGCGGCTACGGAGAAACCGACAAACCGGCGACCGGCTACGACAAGCGCAATATGGCTCGTGATTTATGCGAACTCATGCAGGCGCTTAATATCCCGAAAATCGCCCTAGTGGGACATGACCGCGGCGCTCGCGTGGCAACCAGGTTCTCAAAAGACTACCCCGATCTAATAGACCGTTTGGTGGTCATGGATAATGTCCCGACAAGAGTGGTCGCTCGCGACATTGATGCCCGGATCGCAAAGGCTTACTGGTTCTTCCTTTTCCATCTCGTTCCTGATTTGCCCGAAGCGTTGATAGCAGGGAGAGAACATATCTGGCTGCGGCACTTCTTCTCCGATTGGTGTTATGACCCAGCCACGATCTCTGGAGAAGCATTCGACACCTATGTGCGAGCATACCAAGCGCCCGGCGCACTTCGAGGTGCCATGGCAGACTATCGCGCCAACCCGGAAGATGTTGCTCAGGATCTTGAAGATGCCGACATCAAGATCTCCTGCCCGGTCATGTCTCTCTGGGGCGCTGATTTCCACACCGTTGGAAAGTTGTTTGATATGCCCAAGGTTTGGGCCGAGACGGCAGAGGACCTGGAAGTGCATGCCATTCAGGAATGTGGGCATCTGCCCCAGGAAGAGCAACCTGAAACCGTCAATCGACTGCTGTTCGACTTCCTCGCGCCATGGCGCGGCTAA
- a CDS encoding response regulator transcription factor → MSNTTEGPLIYIIDDDEELRLSLDSVFRSVGLKTRSFGSAKDFLEAKRPDVLSCLVVDVRLPGISGLDFQDQLAKSGAFVPIVLMTGHGDIPMTVRAMKAGAVDFLAKPFRDQDMLDAVSAALQLDRERRAGDSELAALRNRYAELSLREKQVMALVTTGLMNKQVAGKLSLSEVTVKIHRGSAMRKMEARTLADLVKMAELLKLHDTLIQS, encoded by the coding sequence ATGTCAAACACGACTGAAGGCCCGCTCATCTATATCATCGACGATGACGAGGAGTTACGGCTTTCGCTCGACAGCGTCTTCCGATCGGTCGGCCTAAAGACACGGTCTTTCGGGTCCGCAAAGGATTTTCTGGAGGCTAAGAGGCCGGATGTCTTGAGCTGTCTTGTCGTCGACGTCCGCCTGCCCGGCATCAGCGGTCTCGATTTTCAGGATCAGCTGGCGAAAAGCGGTGCTTTCGTTCCAATCGTCCTCATGACCGGTCACGGCGACATTCCGATGACCGTGCGGGCAATGAAGGCGGGTGCCGTGGATTTCCTGGCGAAACCGTTCCGCGATCAGGATATGCTCGACGCAGTGTCAGCGGCGCTACAGCTAGACCGAGAGCGACGGGCGGGCGACAGCGAACTAGCTGCGCTTCGCAACCGTTATGCCGAGCTTAGCCTTCGCGAGAAGCAGGTGATGGCGCTAGTGACAACCGGCCTCATGAACAAGCAGGTGGCGGGAAAGCTGTCGCTCAGCGAAGTCACCGTCAAGATTCACCGTGGTTCGGCAATGCGCAAAATGGAGGCCCGTACCCTTGCCGATCTGGTCAAAATGGCAGAACTCCTAAAGCTCCACGATACGCTCATTCAAAGCTGA
- a CDS encoding response regulator transcription factor: MPSRPLIGIVDDDADILAALSSLVRSLGYCAECFSLASQLLDHSDLDTFSCVLSDIHMPMMSGLALTLRLREVAPGLPVILMTGRTDPHLEERAYGCGAISFIAKPFSLDVLAANLDGALAMHSTGRNDLQL; the protein is encoded by the coding sequence ATGCCGTCGAGGCCATTGATCGGAATTGTCGATGACGACGCAGACATTCTTGCTGCCCTGAGCAGTCTCGTCCGGTCGCTGGGCTATTGCGCGGAATGCTTCAGCTTGGCGAGCCAGTTGCTCGACCACTCCGATCTCGACACGTTCTCTTGCGTGCTTAGCGACATCCATATGCCGATGATGAGTGGTCTTGCTCTTACCCTTAGGCTGCGCGAAGTGGCGCCTGGATTGCCGGTGATCCTGATGACCGGCCGCACCGATCCGCACCTTGAGGAGAGAGCCTATGGCTGTGGAGCGATCTCCTTCATCGCCAAGCCTTTCTCGCTCGACGTCCTCGCTGCCAATCTCGACGGGGCACTTGCCATGCACTCAACAGGTCGGAACGACCTTCAGCTTTGA
- a CDS encoding MaoC family dehydratase — protein sequence MSFDFNPTAWQIVPARGFDQLKVGEIFRAPSRTLTDAHASAFQTVSCDNHPIHYDTGYAQRYGHPAPVVHGLQVLAFTAPGATLLPHNFGAIFIAFTELTAKFLVEVHAGDTLYSALEIIELTPLDGKGEVTTDVTVHNQKGELVLSGRHKYLLRTA from the coding sequence ATGAGCTTCGACTTCAATCCGACGGCATGGCAGATCGTTCCGGCTCGTGGTTTCGACCAGTTGAAGGTCGGCGAGATCTTCAGGGCGCCCAGCCGCACCTTGACCGATGCGCATGCCTCGGCTTTCCAGACGGTATCGTGCGACAATCATCCCATCCATTATGATACTGGCTACGCGCAGCGTTACGGCCATCCGGCACCAGTCGTTCATGGCTTGCAGGTGCTGGCCTTCACTGCGCCGGGCGCCACGCTGCTGCCCCATAATTTCGGTGCCATCTTCATCGCCTTCACTGAGCTTACGGCGAAGTTCCTGGTCGAGGTCCACGCCGGGGATACCCTCTATTCCGCGCTTGAGATCATCGAATTGACGCCGCTGGACGGCAAGGGCGAAGTCACCACAGATGTCACCGTCCATAACCAAAAGGGTGAACTCGTGCTGTCTGGCCGCCATAAATATCTGTTGCGAACCGCGTGA
- a CDS encoding DUF2188 domain-containing protein: MRLTYHIDRHDGGWAYRLNDVWSEPYPTHEAARAAAHAAARRQQIEGRDAEITFQSEDGTWHTEHVAGGDRPEADVIDGR; the protein is encoded by the coding sequence ATGCGTCTTACATATCACATCGATCGCCATGATGGCGGTTGGGCCTATCGTCTGAATGATGTCTGGTCGGAGCCTTATCCAACCCACGAGGCCGCCCGGGCTGCAGCCCATGCCGCGGCTAGGAGGCAGCAGATCGAAGGCCGGGACGCCGAAATCACCTTCCAGTCCGAAGACGGCACGTGGCACACCGAACATGTCGCCGGCGGAGATCGCCCGGAAGCCGACGTAATCGATGGGCGGTAA
- a CDS encoding Na+/H+ antiporter yields the protein MSLESKYEFLVILITAILVLELLAKLLRLPPAVALIAGGMALALVPGVPEIDIDPDFVMVVFLPPLLMSSAYFTVWREIRRHFWAIASLALGAVAFTTLGVGFVFHLLLPQFPLAVGFALGAIVSPPDAVAAGAILERLNLPNPITAVLEGESLFNDASGLVFLRFAVAAALTGSFSASQAVASFAWLALGGVLVGLAGGWLGLLVIRKLRDSELIITATLLLAAVSYISAESAGVSGVLATVTTGLLLGWHQHEAFAASTRVQSQAFWKTLVFLMESLLFILIGLSLRGVSERISGLPEYIIPIAGVVLTVVFARFVYLGGSNLFVAVVRRNGRMPKAKQSLAATIVMGWAGMRGVVTLAAALSLPVGFPGRDIVLVAAFAVIIFTVLVQGITLAPLIRLLKIANPQDDILIQEHDASAWKQVAEAQYRAVQILSRRPDGSEQHPRLVEQYEHRARAAAQYLEDRGTHELIKADHFDAVLAAIRAGRAEVIRMYRSGEIRDRVMRDLEHELDLQEIAAENRK from the coding sequence TTGTCGCTTGAATCAAAATATGAGTTCCTCGTGATCCTGATAACCGCCATTCTAGTTCTGGAGCTTTTGGCGAAGCTACTACGGTTACCGCCAGCTGTCGCCCTCATCGCCGGCGGGATGGCCCTTGCGTTGGTCCCTGGCGTGCCCGAAATTGATATCGATCCAGATTTTGTGATGGTGGTCTTTTTGCCGCCTTTGCTGATGAGCAGTGCCTATTTCACTGTTTGGCGCGAGATCCGGAGACATTTTTGGGCGATTGCGTCTCTGGCATTGGGCGCGGTTGCATTCACGACACTAGGTGTCGGCTTCGTATTTCATCTTCTTCTACCGCAATTCCCTTTGGCCGTCGGATTTGCGCTCGGTGCGATTGTTTCACCACCCGATGCGGTAGCCGCTGGCGCGATCTTGGAACGACTCAATCTGCCTAATCCGATTACCGCTGTTCTTGAAGGAGAGAGTCTCTTCAATGACGCAAGCGGCCTGGTCTTTTTGCGATTTGCGGTGGCAGCGGCCTTAACGGGAAGCTTCAGCGCTTCCCAGGCGGTGGCGTCATTTGCATGGCTAGCATTGGGCGGTGTGCTCGTCGGCCTCGCGGGAGGTTGGCTAGGGCTTCTCGTCATTCGCAAGCTCCGAGACAGTGAACTGATCATTACGGCAACTCTGCTTTTGGCTGCGGTATCCTATATCAGTGCCGAGTCGGCGGGCGTTTCAGGTGTTTTGGCCACCGTGACGACCGGGTTGCTGCTTGGCTGGCATCAACACGAGGCGTTCGCGGCATCAACACGTGTGCAAAGCCAGGCTTTTTGGAAAACACTCGTGTTCTTGATGGAATCGCTTCTATTCATCCTAATCGGCTTATCGTTGCGAGGGGTCTCCGAACGTATTAGCGGGTTGCCCGAATACATCATTCCCATCGCAGGAGTTGTGCTGACTGTTGTATTCGCCCGCTTTGTCTATCTGGGAGGTTCCAACCTGTTTGTCGCCGTCGTGAGGCGGAACGGCAGGATGCCGAAAGCGAAACAATCTTTGGCGGCTACGATCGTCATGGGTTGGGCAGGTATGCGAGGTGTCGTTACCCTGGCAGCGGCGCTGTCACTTCCGGTCGGGTTTCCTGGTCGCGATATTGTATTGGTCGCCGCCTTTGCGGTCATTATATTCACGGTGTTAGTGCAGGGTATAACGCTTGCTCCACTCATTCGGTTGCTAAAAATAGCCAATCCTCAGGATGACATTCTCATCCAAGAACATGATGCGTCTGCTTGGAAGCAGGTAGCCGAAGCACAGTATCGTGCGGTTCAAATCCTCTCTCGAAGGCCTGATGGAAGCGAACAGCATCCTCGCTTGGTGGAGCAGTATGAGCATCGTGCACGGGCGGCCGCACAGTACCTCGAGGACCGGGGGACGCATGAATTGATCAAAGCCGATCACTTCGATGCGGTTCTCGCAGCGATCAGGGCCGGCCGGGCGGAAGTCATCCGGATGTATAGATCCGGCGAGATACGTGATCGCGTTATGCGCGACCTCGAACACGAACTGGACCTCCAAGAAATCGCCGCGGAAAATCGAAAGTAA
- a CDS encoding MFS transporter, with protein MADDRTSQAANIGSMPSDKASGATRFVGIFLSVAPAMFLGSLDQTIVATALPVIAAQFSSFADIAWIVTAYLLAATIAAPIYGRLGDAIGRKTTLIGALALFVAGSVACALAPSFSTLIIARAVQGLGGGGLMTLAQAVIGAAVSPRERGRFQGWFGALFALASTIGPVLGGLLSEHAGWRWIFWINLPLGVVAAIAAWRVEADSGEGEFSPDLIGTTLFAAATVSLLLALSLGSSLGWGSATILLLLACGVIGLGLVLPVERHIAKPLLSPDLIAQPVVWRAAVCVLLFAAALFASLVQVPLLLQLSYGIGPSLSGLLLIPLTLAQVAVSTWAGTRVSVTGLPRGPLIWGLAVATIGFAALPAALTLGPIAIAAASILFGLGLGTTMPAAQTLAQWAGGRSSLGATTATLSFSRSVGGVMGTAVTTAILLAAIEHYAPGSSSGVQALIDGSGSTGEPPLPAEVVIAAFRWVFGCIALLTSAATLLAFTIPVVNLSDREPQL; from the coding sequence ATGGCGGACGATCGTACGAGCCAGGCTGCGAATATTGGCAGCATGCCGTCCGACAAGGCGTCGGGGGCAACGCGGTTCGTCGGCATTTTTCTGTCGGTGGCGCCCGCAATGTTCCTCGGATCGCTCGATCAAACAATCGTTGCAACGGCGCTGCCGGTGATCGCGGCGCAGTTCAGCAGCTTTGCCGACATTGCCTGGATCGTCACTGCCTATCTGCTGGCTGCGACCATCGCAGCGCCGATCTATGGACGGTTGGGCGATGCGATTGGGCGTAAGACGACGCTGATCGGTGCACTAGCGCTGTTTGTCGCAGGCTCGGTCGCATGCGCTTTGGCGCCGAGCTTCTCAACTCTGATTATTGCGCGCGCCGTGCAAGGACTTGGCGGTGGCGGATTGATGACGCTTGCTCAAGCGGTGATCGGCGCGGCAGTCAGCCCCCGAGAACGCGGTCGTTTTCAGGGCTGGTTCGGAGCTTTGTTTGCGCTGGCCAGCACGATCGGACCGGTACTAGGCGGACTTCTTTCCGAGCATGCGGGCTGGCGATGGATCTTCTGGATCAATCTGCCTCTGGGCGTTGTTGCCGCCATCGCCGCTTGGCGGGTGGAGGCCGATAGCGGCGAAGGCGAATTCTCGCCTGACCTCATCGGCACCACGTTGTTCGCAGCCGCTACGGTCTCGCTGCTGCTCGCGCTGAGCCTTGGATCGTCACTCGGCTGGGGGTCGGCGACGATTCTCCTCTTACTGGCATGCGGCGTGATCGGCTTGGGGCTTGTCCTGCCTGTGGAGAGACATATAGCGAAGCCTTTGTTGTCGCCGGATCTCATCGCACAGCCGGTGGTCTGGCGCGCTGCGGTCTGCGTGCTGCTGTTTGCAGCAGCACTTTTTGCCAGCTTGGTACAGGTTCCGCTGCTGCTGCAGCTTTCCTACGGAATAGGGCCGTCATTGTCGGGGCTGCTGCTGATCCCTCTGACGCTCGCACAAGTCGCGGTGTCGACCTGGGCTGGGACGCGCGTATCGGTCACCGGCCTGCCGCGCGGGCCGCTCATATGGGGGCTGGCCGTTGCGACGATTGGATTTGCGGCACTCCCCGCGGCGTTGACACTCGGGCCGATCGCCATCGCCGCAGCGTCTATCCTGTTCGGGCTCGGGCTCGGTACAACGATGCCCGCCGCACAGACGCTCGCGCAATGGGCTGGCGGAAGGAGCAGTCTGGGAGCTACGACGGCAACACTGTCCTTTTCGCGATCGGTCGGCGGCGTGATGGGGACGGCTGTTACAACGGCAATCCTATTGGCAGCAATCGAGCATTATGCTCCCGGATCGTCGTCGGGTGTTCAAGCCTTGATCGATGGCAGCGGATCGACCGGCGAGCCGCCACTGCCTGCGGAGGTTGTAATCGCAGCCTTTCGTTGGGTGTTCGGCTGCATCGCGCTGCTGACCTCTGCCGCCACGCTGCTGGCGTTCACGATACCCGTCGTGAATCTTTCCGATCGTGAACCGCAACTTTAA